CCTGCTGGCGGTAGATCTTGCGGATCGTCTGCCGGCCCCAGCTCCCCGCCTTCACGGTGGCGTCGTTGGCGACCACGCACACCGGCCGCCCGCCCACCGTGCCGATGCCTGTGACCACGGCGTCGGCGGCGAGGCCCTCGTCCATGGTGCGGGCGAGCAGGCCGTTCTCCACGAAGGATCCGGGGTCGATCAGAGCGGCGACGCGGTCGCGGGCGAAGCGCCGGCCGGCGGCCCGGTGCGCCTCGCGGGCGGTGTGCGACCCCCCCTGCATGGCCCGGGCGGTGCGCCGGCGCAGCTCGCCGAGGGAGGCGGACTCGGGCTCGGGCTCGGTCATCTCTCGCTCTCTGCGCCGCCGCGCGGAATGGAGGGGGCCTCCCCCGGGCCATCAGCTCCCTCGTCGCCGACAGCCGTCCCCCCTGGCAGCTCGATGCCCAGGAGGATGGTGGCGAACGCCTTCCCGGTCTGGTCGAAGCGCAGGGTGCGCGAGGCGCCGCCGCCGAGGGCGTTGTGGAGCACCACGTTGAGCGCCTGGATGCGGGGCATCTCGAAGATCTCGATCTCCCCCCGGACGATGCCGCCGAGGTGGGCGCGCACCAGCTCGGGGGTGAGCCCGCGGCGGAGCCGCTGCCAGGCGGCCTCGTCCTTCGCGAGCAGGCCCACGTTGGCGGTGTCGCCCTTGTCGCCGGAGCGCCCGAAGGCGAGGTCGCGGACCAGGGTCATCGCCCCGCCTCGAGCATGCTCACCCGCACCTGGGGCTGCACCGCGTCGCGCGGCACCAGGGTGGGCCAGAGCGCGATGACCTCGCGCGGCCGCATCGGCGAGCCGAAGGCGGTGCCGGCGGCGCCCAGCCCCCAGACGTGGGTGATCTCCCGGCGCGCCGCCTCCGCCCCGGCGCGGGTGGCGGTGTGGACCGCGAAGCGCAGGCAGATCTCGGCGGGATCGGCGGGCGCCGCCGGCGCGGCCACGCCGTGGAGGCTGTTCACCCCGAGCCGGTCGACGCGCAGCTCCAGCGGATCCACCCCGGCGACGCTCAGCCGCTCCTCGAACAGCCGCCGGGCGAACTCGGCCCGGCCGTTCGCGTCCGGCCAGGGCACCACCACCAGGCCCTCGGCGATCCAGCCGTCGCGGTAGCCGATCAGCGCCTTGAGGGTGTCGGGTCGGGGCCGGCCGCGCATCCCGCTGACCCGGACCCGGTCGGGCCCCTCCTCGGCCAGCTCCACCTCGGTGAAGTCGGCGACGGCGTCGGGCATCAGGTAGCGGGCGGGGTCGTGGATCTCGTAGACGAGCTGTTCCTTGACCGTCCAGCGGTTGACCATCCCGCCCGAGCCGGGAAGCTTGGTGATCACCGCCTCGCCGCTCTCCGCCACCTCGGCGATCGGGAAGCCGATCTCCCAGGGCCGCTCCACCGTGGCGAACTGCGAGGACATGCCCCCGGTGGCGCAGGCGCCGCACTCGAGCAGGTGGCCGACGATCACCGCGGCGCCGAGCCGGTCCCAGTCGGG
The Candidatus Dormiibacterota bacterium genome window above contains:
- a CDS encoding acyclic terpene utilization AtuA family protein, which translates into the protein MAAATLKLGAGAAYWGDAVEPAVELVRHADISYLGVDLLAELTMALLQRQRLRDPSRGWIEDLVPYLDRVWPPAADRGIRIVTNGGGANPRAAAEAVCARAGDRGWPRLRLGVVEGDDVTDRIDGWRRDGLRLGNLDTGEPDLDRIAGRVVSATAYLGSEGIVEALAQGADLVLTGRCSDNALFVGPMMHEFGWSFDDPDWDRLGAAVIVGHLLECGACATGGMSSQFATVERPWEIGFPIAEVAESGEAVITKLPGSGGMVNRWTVKEQLVYEIHDPARYLMPDAVADFTEVELAEEGPDRVRVSGMRGRPRPDTLKALIGYRDGWIAEGLVVVPWPDANGRAEFARRLFEERLSVAGVDPLELRVDRLGVNSLHGVAAPAAPADPAEICLRFAVHTATRAGAEAARREITHVWGLGAAGTAFGSPMRPREVIALWPTLVPRDAVQPQVRVSMLEAGR